In the Brettanomyces nanus chromosome 1, complete sequence genome, TCGCCGCTACAAAATCTTTATATGAAAACGATTTGATCTTTACGGAAAGATCGTTCCAAAGAGCTTTGTTGGAGTATGAACAGTTGATAAGCCTGTCCCCATCACCCACTATTATCTGGAGAAGAACGGGAGAAATTGTGGCGTTGACAAACGGATTTGCCACCATGACAGGCTACTCAAAGATGTCACTTTTGTCTAAAAGAACATTCATTGTGGAGCtgatggatgatgaaagtaCCCTAAAGTACTTTCAAAGTTTTAGCGAAATGGCATTTGGTGATTTGAATGCCACCTACCTCACTGATTGTAACTTGAGAAAGGCCGACGACAATGACTATTTAAAGTGTTGTTGTGTTTGGACCATCAAGCGTGATGTATTTGATATTCCAATGCTTATTGTAGGCCAATTTCTTCCTGTATTAAGCTAGCATAAACTATACAACTAATAACCTACACAACAGTGAAATTAAAAAGACATCAgcttttatttttcatgatctcttcaaatagtTCTCCGAATGAAACTACCTCCTCGTCGAAGTATCTTCTACCTGTAATTTGAAGGCATATAGGAGCATCTCTGAACAACTCTGGGATGTATTTGTTCTGctcaatttcatcaatagGTGACCTAGGCTTGTAGGATGGGTCTTTCAAATCAGAAGGAGGATATTGGTACAATCCTGTTGGAGCCACCAATGTAGGCAGGTCTAAAAGGTTCCAAAGAGATGTATAGCCCCAATAATAAGGACCTGCAATACCGTTTTCGATAGCACAAGGAGCAACACCAACATAGGTTGGAGAGATAACAAAATCAACCTTTTTCTCGATAAAGTATTTGTTGTATGCTGCTCTTATAGTGTCTCGTCTAGCGTTTAGGGACCTGTTTTCAGTTATACTAAGACATTTATCACCATTTCCCATGGACATTGCCCATTTGGTTAAAGGTAAAAGAGGCTCACCAGAAGgcttcaacatctccttCTGAGCGTTGTTACCATCGCAAGTGTAAAGCTGGTGACACACGTCGTATGCCTCCTCGATCATAAGCGGTTCAAACTTGATCACTTTAACTCCCGAAGACTTTAGCTTGCCCTCCACAGTCTTCAATCCCCGGGAAATGGGAGCATGGGGTTTAACCATACCGTTGTCATACATAATTGCCACGGTGACATCTCTAGGTTCAGGCTTGGCGACCTCTCTCCAAGGCATTGGCATACACCAGGGGTCATCTTCCCAAGGTTTTCCAGCGTTAATATAACTCTTCATAAAGTAATCTATATCTTTTGCTGTATGTGCTAATGGGCcctcaacagcaacaactGACTCTTGGCCCCTGCCAGAGGATACACCGCCAGCGGTAGAGATTCTTCTGGTGGAGGGTCTAAGACCAAAGCAGCCACAAAAAGCTGCGGGTGCACGAATCGAACCCCCTATATCCGAACCAACTCCAATCGCAGATCCTCTGCCACCAACACACGCACCTTCACCTCCTGAAGAGCCTCCTGAACTTAGCAATGAATTGTAAGGATTTCTAGTTCGGCCAATAATATTGTTGTTAGAATCCAAATGCATAAGAGTTTGAGGCTCATTGGTTCTTACATAAAGAACTGCACCAAGCTTCTTAAGCACTTTGATGGTGGTAgcatcctcttctggaataTAGTCAAGCCAAGCAACCCAACCACCATGAGTAATCTTACCTGCCATACCAATCTGCTCTTTAACCGAGATTGGAATACCATGTAATGGGCCAATGACGTTACCAGTGTTGTTGATATACTCATCCAAAAGCTTTGCTGTATTCATCGCTTCTTTAATGAAGAACTGGGAAGCAAAATTTGTGAACTGGTTGAGAATGATAGCTCTGTGAGCAAATGAGTTCATGACCTCCACAGACGACAATTTCCTGGAAGTAATATTTTTAGCTAAATCCACCACAGACATTTCTGTAATTTTCTTATCTGAATCGGTCAAATACATGGTATCTTTCAAGTATTCAATAGTGCTAAAGGATTTCTCATCGAGATCCTCGGGAACTTCCTTTTCGGGAATTTTATATTGTGCGGGTGATTCCTTATCTAGATCTTCAAGGTAAGCTTTGATTTTAGGCTTCCAGGATTCGAATAGTTCTGGATTGGACACGTCGTCCGTGAACTTATAGAAGCTTTCAATATTGACAGGGGCACCTATATCAACCATGACTAAGAAATAGAGTGGGGCTTAAAAATGAGTTGCTCTATCTTGACTACGAATAAAATAGTAGAGAGAGATCTTGGCGAAAAAAGGTATATTTATAAGGCTCTAACGGTGATGAATGTCCAGTGAAAATGACATCGCAATCGCGTCCAAAGGCATTTTGTCCTTCTTTATTGTCGCTGCGCTTATCGAGAAAGGATCAGAGCAGAACCGGTTGCCCAATTAGGAAGTTTAACACGGCAGAACGTGATAGGAATTTGTAGACGATAATATCCAGCTGGAAAATAAAACAAGTGTTATTTAGCGTATGAGGCTAGTGTACAGATGTGTTGATCTTGGTTATGTTCGTTCCCCTTGGTTTGACTCTCTGGTTTGTTGCCGTGGCATCCTTGGGTACTTCTCTCCTCAAATCCCACCTCCCaactctcttttttttagaGCCTATTGACGTCACTTGAGTTTGCGCGACTTGAAATTCCGGAAATTCTAATATGAGATTTTCACTAATTAAATCTTACCTTACCCAGGCTTCTTCACCACTATTTAATCAAGTATATTCAGTCGAACAGTGATTCATATAGTGATATCAAGCTGTAGCCTTTCGTCATAAACATAGCTGCTTTTATTACTGATCTTCATACTCTTTCAAGTGTTTTTTTCATTACTGATTTACTTATCCGAGGTTTACATAGAGACCATACGAGTGACTAGTTGATCGCATCTATCAAGTCGATTTTTTCTTATACTGCTCTGCTGAACGTACAATAGCTTTAAACGTTCTCCATTGTTGCTAACTACAATCCAACACTGCATATCAGCCTCACATCGAATGGAAGAATATCCAGACACTCGACAATTTTGCAACAATATCCCAAATCATACATTGAGACTTTCCAATTACGATGTCTAAATTTGGTGGTACAAAAATCAGAAACATGAAAGGGCCTGATCCCTTTTTTCCGAAGACAAGAACTAAGACGGGATGCTTTACTTGCAGAAAACGCAAGAAGAAATGTGATGAATGCTATCCTGTTTGTTCCGGTTGTGCTCGAAACTTTATATGTTGTATCTGGCCCGAGAATAAAGGCGATTCTCTGCCCAGGGATTTCCGGATAACTTCATCTACAGCTTCTGATTTGCAGGCTGAAAGTGGAGGTCCCGGTGTCAGTTCTGATAGCGCTTCGGAAGCTGTCCAGTCCACTTTTACCATATCGAATAGCCTACATTCTGTTATTGAGAcagattcttctgttgaTTTTAGCGATTTCAATGTGCCTATAAATATGTGTTCGGTCATCCCATTGACTTCTTACAAGTATGTTGTACCTCAGAGTGCCAATGTTTCTTGTACTGTTCCTGAAAGTCCTGATTGTATTATGTTCAGAGTTCGCTGCACACCGTTTGCATCTCcagaagcttcttctgcatccctttcttcatcttcatctgtaTCGCCTGTTTCTGCCTCTGGTACTGGATCTCCAAGTTTCGCTCTTCCTTTGGATGAGTCATTCACACAATTGCAAAGTGTCTCACAAATGTTCTCCTCCTTGCATGATAACCTTCGGTCAGCAAAGATGTCGTGGCCATCGAATAGCGGCAGCCTCAACGATAACCGCGAAGCCCTTTACGGCAGTTGTTTGCGCTCCTTtttatctccttcttcatcatcttctttcggCAGCAACAGCGGCATCAATTCCGAGGCAGAAATACCTCCTTCAAGAATCGCTGCATTACGCGAGGTATTTTATGCGTATGGATCTGCATGTATTGCTAAGAAAtgtacttcttcaagccCCGGTGGTGGCGACTACTACAATAAGATTGCTGACCGGCAATTTAAAAAGGCCATCGAGCTGATTAAGTATCAAACTAAGGAAAACATATTAGGCAAAGCAACTaaaacatcttcttcttcatcttccaatgaTTGGTTGTTGGTCTCTCTTCGTACAATGCAATTGGTGCGCAGGTCAATTGATTTGATCAGTGAGAAGTGCATTATGAGTCTAAGTTCAGCCTTATGCAAGCAGTCTGTCACAGTTGATCAATCATACGATTCACAGAAGGCTGTGCTAACAAGCTTCCTTTTCAATTACTCTGTTGGTTTGTACTTCTTACCAAAAGCTGCTCTGTCAGAATTGGCATCTCCATTTGAAATCTTCGAGCAGAATAGAGATCAGTTTAGCTCAATTCTCTTCAGTAAATCTTCTAAGCTACCAGGTAGTTGGCTCTACAATGTTATTACTGGTTCGATATTTAATTGCTTCGAGAATCTGTGCAAATTATTATGGCTTTTGAGGCAGTTTAAGACTATAAACAGCCGTCGCAGGACTTTATTCTTGGGTCAAGTCAAGAGAGATATGACACTTATTTGGACGACTTTGCAAACGTCTGAAATTCAATTGGATTCTATGCCTCATGTGGGAGCCAGATCTCTTTTGATGTACGCGAAATATTTTCATCAAGCATTGGAGATCTTGCATATCAAGCTCAGTGATCCATTGATTATCTCA is a window encoding:
- a CDS encoding uncharacterized protein (EggNog:ENOG41), producing the protein MSKFGGTKIRNMKGPDPFFPKTRTKTGCFTCRKRKKKCDECYPVCSGCARNFICCIWPENKGDSLPRDFRITSSTASDLQAESGGPGVSSDSASEAVQSTFTISNSLHSVIETDSSVDFSDFNVPINMCSVIPLTSYKYVVPQSANVSCTVPESPDCIMFRVRCTPFASPEASSASLSSSSSVSPVSASGTGSPSFALPLDESFTQLQSVSQMFSSLHDNLRSAKMSWPSNSGSLNDNREALYGSCLRSFLSPSSSSSFGSNSGINSEAEIPPSRIAALREVFYAYGSACIAKKCTSSSPGGGDYYNKIADRQFKKAIELIKYQTKENILGKATKTSSSSSSNDWLLVSLRTMQLVRRSIDLISEKCIMSLSSALCKQSVTVDQSYDSQKAVLTSFLFNYSVGLYFLPKAALSELASPFEIFEQNRDQFSSILFSKSSKLPGSWLYNVITGSIFNCFENLCKLLWLLRQFKTINSRRRTLFLGQVKRDMTLIWTTLQTSEIQLDSMPHVGARSLLMYAKYFHQALEILHIKLSDPLIISTNPVISFYMGQFIHIYQSVVQDEAVASWLKVAPLLIAGCTSKSLENRVFLSKEFHLVARDLDLAFFENVAMEMEERWCVEESGGSTSFDCLLSREGFDHLCN